Proteins encoded within one genomic window of bacterium:
- a CDS encoding DNA-3-methyladenine glycosylase 2 family protein — protein sequence MRSRDGGFAFDPAAAVAHLRAVDPALARIIDAVGPFAMELKRTPSIFAALAEAIVYQQLSGKAAATIHGRVCALFPRARHGPTAAHILQTADEPLRGAGLSRPKLLALRDLAQRELAGEIPSLAAARRMDDAALIETLTAVRGIGRWTVEMLLMFRLGRPDVLPLDDYGIRKGFAVALRKRALPEREAVARRGARWRPYRTAASWYLWRATELGGRR from the coding sequence ATGCGTTCCCGCGACGGCGGCTTTGCCTTCGACCCAGCGGCGGCGGTCGCCCACCTGCGCGCCGTCGATCCGGCGCTGGCGCGGATCATCGACGCCGTCGGGCCGTTCGCCATGGAGCTCAAGCGGACGCCCAGCATCTTCGCCGCCCTCGCCGAGGCGATCGTCTACCAGCAGTTGAGCGGCAAGGCGGCCGCCACCATCCACGGCCGCGTCTGCGCCCTCTTCCCGCGCGCCCGGCACGGACCGACGGCGGCGCACATCCTGCAGACCGCGGACGAGCCCCTGCGCGGCGCCGGGCTCTCGCGCCCCAAGCTGCTGGCGCTGCGCGACCTGGCGCAGCGCGAGCTGGCGGGCGAGATCCCCTCGCTCGCCGCGGCGCGGCGCATGGACGACGCGGCGCTGATCGAGACCCTGACCGCGGTGCGCGGCATCGGCCGCTGGACGGTGGAGATGCTGCTCATGTTCCGCCTCGGCCGGCCGGACGTCCTGCCGCTGGACGACTACGGCATCCGCAAGGGCTTCGCGGTCGCCCTGCGCAAGCGGGCGCTGCCGGAGCGCGAGGCCGTCGCCCGGCGCGGCGCGCGCTGGCGCCCCTATCGCACGGCGGCGAGCTGGTACCTGTGGCGCGCCACCGAGCTCGGCGGCCGCCGCTGA
- a CDS encoding DUF1993 domain-containing protein, with product MQLFDTLAHFAVMLDNLDRWLQAAAAYAGQRGFDVDMLAEARLAPDQYPLAQQVQSACDQAKFAAAYLSGKKPPSHPDTEKTVAELRRRIQTCREYLAGFAPGDFAGGEDRAVAPAWMQGNSVRGDRYVIRIAVPNFYFHVTTAYAILRHNGVPLGKQDFIGVTSFTDTSTW from the coding sequence ATGCAGCTCTTCGACACCCTCGCCCACTTCGCCGTCATGCTCGACAACCTCGATCGCTGGCTGCAGGCGGCGGCCGCGTACGCCGGCCAGCGCGGCTTCGACGTCGACATGCTGGCCGAGGCGCGCCTGGCGCCCGACCAGTACCCCCTCGCGCAGCAGGTGCAGTCTGCCTGCGACCAGGCGAAATTCGCCGCCGCCTACCTCTCCGGCAAGAAGCCGCCGTCGCATCCCGACACCGAGAAGACCGTCGCCGAGCTGCGACGGCGCATCCAGACCTGCCGCGAGTATCTCGCCGGTTTCGCGCCCGGCGATTTCGCCGGCGGCGAGGACCGCGCGGTGGCGCCGGCGTGGATGCAGGGCAACTCGGTGCGCGGCGACCGCTACGTCATCCGCATCGCCGTCCCCAACTTCTACTTCCACGTCACCACCGCCTACGCCATCCTGCGCCACAACGGCGTGCCGCTCGGCAAGCAGGACTTCATCGGCGTGACGAGCTTCACCGATACGAGCACGTGGTAG
- a CDS encoding diacylglycerol kinase, translating into MPYKVIQWGTGNVGLFALRCLIAHPQTELVGVCVHSAEKSGRDAGELCGAGPVGVRASNDVEAMLALDADCVCYTATADLRPFEAAQDICRILASGKNVVSSSIVPLVHPRSFVPAVRDQLAEACRAGGTSFFTSGIDPGFANDLLPLTLTGLCGTWEEVRVLEIINYATYDQPTVLFDTMGFGKPLDDTPLLLTPGTLEFAWGGTVRLLAEGLGIELETIRSTYEKRPAVRPIRIGAHTVAPGTMAALRFEVQGIAGGRAPIVVEHVTRLDDALAPEWPTGNGSYRVVITGFPKMRCELEFEDEHGDHAVGGVVLTATRLVNAIPAVCDAAPGLLSMLDLPLITGRGLYRPPAA; encoded by the coding sequence ATGCCATACAAGGTCATCCAGTGGGGAACCGGGAACGTCGGGCTGTTTGCGCTCCGCTGCCTGATCGCGCACCCGCAGACCGAGCTGGTCGGCGTCTGCGTGCACAGCGCCGAGAAGTCGGGGCGCGACGCCGGGGAGCTGTGCGGCGCCGGACCGGTCGGGGTGCGGGCCAGTAACGACGTCGAGGCGATGCTGGCGCTCGACGCCGACTGCGTCTGCTACACGGCGACCGCCGACCTGCGGCCGTTCGAGGCGGCGCAGGACATCTGCCGCATCCTCGCCAGCGGCAAGAACGTCGTGTCGAGCTCGATCGTGCCGCTGGTGCATCCGCGGTCGTTCGTGCCCGCCGTGCGCGACCAGTTGGCGGAGGCCTGCCGCGCCGGCGGCACCTCGTTCTTCACCTCCGGCATCGATCCCGGGTTCGCCAACGACCTGCTGCCGCTGACCCTCACCGGCCTCTGCGGCACCTGGGAGGAGGTGCGGGTGCTCGAGATCATCAACTACGCGACCTACGACCAGCCGACGGTGCTCTTCGACACCATGGGCTTCGGCAAGCCGCTCGACGACACGCCGCTGCTGTTGACGCCGGGGACGCTCGAGTTCGCCTGGGGCGGCACCGTACGCCTGCTCGCCGAGGGCCTCGGCATCGAGCTGGAGACGATCCGCTCGACCTACGAGAAGCGGCCGGCGGTGCGGCCGATCCGCATCGGCGCCCACACGGTCGCGCCGGGCACCATGGCGGCGCTGCGCTTCGAGGTGCAGGGCATCGCCGGCGGCCGCGCCCCGATCGTCGTCGAGCACGTCACCCGGCTCGACGACGCCCTCGCCCCGGAGTGGCCGACCGGCAACGGCAGCTATCGCGTCGTCATCACCGGTTTCCCGAAGATGCGCTGCGAGCTCGAGTTCGAGGACGAGCACGGGGACCACGCGGTCGGCGGCGTCGTCCTCACCGCCACCCGCCTGGTGAACGCGATTCCCGCCGTCTGCGACGCCGCCCCCGGGCTGCTGTCGATGCTCGACCTGCCGTTGATCACCGGCCGCGGCCTCTACCGGCCGCCGGCGGCGTGA
- a CDS encoding cellulase family glycosylhydrolase gives MTIRALCITSAAALLLAACGDDDHPGRTPTGIPTAAFTATAGAPRTATPTATGGGQPQPTPTESQPAGSPTTPAAAYTVTATPTAGRSAALAIGSALAEPAEVIEISVVLTAGGAVAGTQNDIGFPPEAPIVATTAGRPNCSVNPSLGKGGTSFAFQPPGCAAGGDCAAVRAIVLALDNVDPIPIGALLYSCRVAVSQNAADGIYPLPCTNAAASDPDGNALATTCAPGSVVVGSLRTPTPTAPAITPTVVAPTATVTVPPTPTPRTGAEGALPPIGAAGRWFTDALGRVVQLRGVNMVAKRDPFYPAAFGFGGDDAAFLAANGFNAVRLGIDFRGLMPTPGVVETAYLDHLAETVRVLVAHDLFVLLDFHQDGFAPMFNGNGLPDWMAISDGLPNPPDAVFPLYYIQNPAMQRAFESFWANRPGPGGVGIQDYFLQGVRAVAARFADEPRVLGTELMNEPWPGADWGPCALDANGCPDIEAQRLRPFYDRGAGAARAEAPSQMVFVEPFVLFNFGQANTSLPGPDERLALSFHSYALDAASEEGVVARAVAAAERDRRPVLCSEFGASVDPVLLNRIAGQLEQGLVPWLFWSYDENITIDLTRPPGGDNLRSSEAFDALVRPYPVAVAGTPTAISFDPATRVFRFEYDTTAPAGGALPPWVLTAVSVPARQYPGGYLVEVEGAVVTSPPDAPLLTLQRTPGAAAVTVAIAPAV, from the coding sequence ATGACCATCCGCGCCCTCTGCATCACCAGCGCCGCCGCTCTGCTGCTGGCGGCGTGCGGCGATGACGATCACCCGGGGCGGACGCCGACCGGCATCCCGACGGCCGCCTTCACCGCGACTGCCGGCGCGCCGCGCACGGCGACGCCGACGGCGACCGGCGGCGGGCAGCCGCAGCCGACGCCGACGGAGAGCCAGCCGGCGGGCAGTCCGACCACGCCGGCCGCCGCCTATACGGTGACCGCGACGCCGACGGCCGGCCGCAGCGCCGCGCTGGCGATCGGTTCGGCGCTCGCCGAGCCGGCGGAGGTGATCGAGATCAGCGTCGTGCTGACCGCCGGCGGCGCCGTCGCCGGCACCCAGAACGACATCGGCTTCCCGCCCGAGGCGCCGATCGTGGCGACGACCGCCGGGCGGCCCAATTGCAGCGTCAACCCGTCGCTTGGAAAGGGCGGGACCAGCTTCGCCTTCCAGCCGCCGGGCTGCGCGGCGGGAGGCGACTGCGCGGCGGTGCGCGCCATCGTTCTGGCGCTCGACAACGTCGATCCGATCCCGATCGGTGCGCTCCTCTACTCGTGCCGCGTCGCCGTCTCGCAGAACGCCGCCGACGGCATCTATCCGCTGCCCTGCACGAACGCGGCGGCGAGCGATCCGGACGGCAACGCGCTGGCGACGACGTGCGCGCCTGGCTCGGTCGTCGTCGGCTCCCTGCGCACGCCGACGCCGACGGCGCCCGCGATCACGCCCACCGTCGTTGCCCCCACCGCCACCGTCACCGTGCCGCCGACGCCGACGCCACGCACCGGCGCCGAGGGCGCGCTGCCGCCGATCGGCGCCGCCGGACGCTGGTTCACCGATGCGCTCGGACGCGTCGTCCAGTTGCGCGGCGTCAACATGGTGGCGAAGCGGGATCCCTTCTATCCGGCGGCGTTCGGCTTCGGCGGCGACGACGCGGCGTTCCTCGCCGCCAACGGCTTCAACGCGGTGCGCTTGGGCATCGACTTCCGCGGCCTGATGCCGACCCCCGGCGTCGTCGAGACGGCGTACCTCGACCACCTCGCCGAGACGGTGCGGGTGCTGGTCGCGCACGACCTCTTCGTGCTGCTCGACTTCCACCAGGATGGCTTCGCGCCGATGTTCAACGGCAACGGGCTGCCGGACTGGATGGCGATCAGCGACGGCCTGCCCAATCCGCCCGATGCCGTGTTCCCGCTGTACTACATCCAGAATCCGGCGATGCAGCGCGCCTTCGAGAGCTTCTGGGCCAATCGCCCGGGGCCCGGCGGCGTCGGCATCCAGGACTATTTTCTGCAGGGCGTGCGCGCCGTCGCCGCCCGCTTCGCCGACGAGCCGCGGGTGCTCGGCACCGAACTGATGAACGAACCCTGGCCGGGCGCCGACTGGGGACCCTGCGCGCTCGACGCCAACGGCTGCCCCGACATCGAAGCGCAGCGGCTGCGGCCCTTCTACGATCGCGGCGCCGGCGCGGCGCGCGCCGAGGCGCCGTCGCAGATGGTGTTCGTCGAGCCCTTCGTGCTCTTCAACTTCGGCCAGGCCAACACCAGCCTCCCCGGTCCCGACGAACGGCTGGCGCTGTCCTTCCACTCCTACGCGCTCGATGCGGCGAGCGAGGAGGGCGTGGTCGCCAGGGCGGTCGCGGCCGCCGAGCGCGATCGGCGACCGGTGCTGTGCAGCGAGTTCGGCGCCTCGGTGGATCCGGTGCTGCTCAATCGCATCGCCGGCCAGCTCGAGCAGGGCCTGGTGCCGTGGCTGTTCTGGTCATACGACGAGAACATCACCATCGACCTGACGCGGCCGCCGGGGGGCGACAATCTGCGCAGCAGCGAGGCGTTCGACGCCCTCGTCCGGCCGTATCCGGTCGCCGTCGCCGGCACGCCCACCGCGATCAGCTTCGATCCGGCGACCAGGGTGTTCCGCTTCGAGTACGACACGACGGCGCCCGCCGGCGGCGCGCTCCCGCCGTGGGTGCTGACCGCGGTGTCGGTGCCGGCGCGTCAGTATCCGGGCGGCTACCTGGTCGAGGTCGAGGGCGCCGTCGTGACCTCGCCGCCGGATGCGCCGTTGCTGACCCTGCAGCGCACGCCCGGCGCGGCGGCGGTGACCGTGGCGATCGCGCCCGCCGTCTGA